A segment of the Microcystis aeruginosa FD4 genome:
CGATGTGCTGGAATTGATTGTCGGCAAAGCCCGTCACGGCCTGACGGGAACGGCACGCTGTTTATTCGATAAGTCCTACGGATTGTTGACGGAATTGCCCGGAGGTAATCATGGCAATTGAAGCGGGAGCGTCGATCGTTATCGTCGGGGAGCATCCCGATAACGGTATAGTTATTTCAAATAAGAACGAGACACTAGGCGACACAATAAGTACGAATAATTTCATCAAGGGGTGTCCCCACAGGAGCATACATTCTGGCTCTCTTTAATGCACTAAAATCATGTTCGATATCATTTAAATCAGGAGAGTATTTTGGCAAAAACACTACCTGATGACCTGCTTCCTCTACCAGTTGTCTAATCACTGTCTTCCGATGAATTGGTGCATTATCCATAATTAATACTGATGTTATGGCTAGAGAGGGCAATAAATATAAAGATAACCACCCTTCAAAACCTTCGGCATTCAGGCTTCTTGTAAATACCATCGGGGCAATAAAGTCTTTTTTTCCCTTTCTTCTCCCGGCCACAAGGTTCTCTCTTTTTCCTCGTTTTCCTTGTCTATCTCCCAAGACTTTCTTACCTTTTTTTGACCAGGCATAAAGGCAGGCTTGAAATTCTTCAAACCCTGACTCATCAATGAATACAAGGCTTTCACTTCCATATGTTTTAATCAATTCTCTCAGCACTCTGTAGTATTTCATTCTTTCTTCTCGGTTTCTTTCTCTATAACGAAGTTCCTTCTTTTTTCTGGTAATTTTCATTTTTTTTAAGGCAT
Coding sequences within it:
- a CDS encoding IS630 family transposase, which produces MSYSLDLRKKVIDYVENGGSITKAAALFNIGRATIYRWLGREKLEATKVKHRQRKLDWKALSKDVQENPEARLRDRAEKFGVRPSAICYALKKMKITRKKKELRYRERNREERMKYYRVLRELIKTYGSESLVFIDESGFEEFQACLYAWSKKGKKVLGDRQGKRGKRENLVAGRRKGKKDFIAPMVFTRSLNAEGFEGWLSLYLLPSLAITSVLIMDNAPIHRKTVIRQLVEEAGHQVVFLPKYSPDLNDIEHDFSALKRARMYAPVGTPLDEIIRTYCVA